The window CCGATAGTGCACCAGTACCGTGAGGGAAAGGTGAAAAGCACCCCGACAAGGGGAGTGAAATAGTACCTGAAACCGGATGCCTACAAACAGTCGGAGCCCGCAAGGGTGACGACGTACCTTTTGTATAATGGGTCTGCGACTTAGTCTGACGAGCAAGCTTAAGGCGATAGCTGTAGGCGTAGCGAAAGCGAGTCTGAACAGGGCGTTCAGTTCGTCGGATTAGACCCGAAACCTGTCGATCTTGCCATGGTCAGGTTGAAAGTGGGGTAACACCCACTGGAGGACCGAACCGGTGTCTGTTGAAAAAGCCTCGGATGAACTGTGGCAAGGGGTGAAAGGCCAATCAAGGCAGGAAATAGCTGGTTCTCCGCGAAATCTATTTAGGTAGAGCCTCAGATGAATACTCCAGGGGGTAGAGCACTACATGGGCTAGGGGCCCCTACAGGGTTACCAAACCTAAGTAAACTCCGAATACCTGGAAGTACTATCTGGGAGACACACGGCGGGTGCTAACGTCCGTCGTGAAGAGGGAAACAACCCTGATCGCCGTCTAAGGTCCCTAAATCACTGCTAAGTGTGAAAGGATGTGGGAATCCCATAACAACCAGGATGTTGGCTTAGAAGCAGCCATCATTTAAAGAAAGCGTAACAGCTCACTGGTCTAAACAAGGGTTCCTGCGCCGAAAATGTAACGGGGCTAAAGCAGTGTACCGAAGACGCGGGTGTGCAGCAATGCACGCGGTAGCGGAGCGTTCCGTAAGCCTGCGAAGGGAGACCCGTGAGGGCTCCTGGAGGTATCGGAAGTGCGAATGCAGACATGAGTAACGAAAGGAGTGTGAGAAACACTCCCTCCGAAAGTCCAAGGGTTCCTGCGTAAAGTTAATCTGCGCAGGGTTAGCCGGCCCCTAAGGCGAGGGCGAAAGCCGTAGTCGATGGGAACCACGTTAATATTCGTGGGCCAGTGGGTGTGTGACGGATGCAGCAAGTTGTTGAGGCTTATTGGATTGCCGAGGCAGCGAATGTGTCCCTGGAAATAGCCCCCACATAGACCGTACCCGAAACCGACACAGGTGGACTGGTAGAGTATACCAAGGAGCTTGAGCGAAGTGTGCTGAAGGAACTCGGCAAATTACCTGCGTAACTTCGGGAGAAGCAGGCTATCTTTTCGGGCAACCGGAAGGGTAGGGCACAAACTAGGGGGTGGCGACTGTTTACCTAAAACACAGGGCTATGCTAAGTCCAACGACGACGTATATGGCCTGACGCCTGCCCGGTGCTGGAAGGTTAAGAGGAGAGGTTCACGCCTTGAATCGAAGCCCCAGTAAACGGCGGCCGTAACTATAACGGTCCTAAGGTAGCGAAATTCCTTGTCGGGTAAGTTCCGACCTGCACGAATGGCGTAACGACTTCCCCACTGTCTCCAGCACACACTCAGTGAAATTGAATTCCCCGTGAAGATGCGGGGTTCCTGCGGTTAGACGGAAAGACCCCGTGCACCTTTACTGCAACTTTGCGCTGGCAATCGTGACTGCTTGTGTAGAATAGGTGGTAGGCTTTGAAACTTGGGCGCTAGCTCGAGTGGAGCCGCAATGTGAAATACCACCCTAGTGATTATGGTTGTCTAACCGCGGTCCGTTATCCGGATCCGAGACAGCGCATGGTGGGCAGTTTGACTGGGGCGGTCGCCTCCTAAATTGTAACGGAGGCGTGCGAAGGTGGGCTCAGGTTGGTCGGAAATCAACCGTCGAGTGCAATGGCATAAGCCCGCCTGACTGCGAGACTGACAAGTCGAGCAGAGTCGAAAGACGGCCATAGTGATCCGGTGGTTCTTTGTGAGAGGGCCATCGCTCAACGGATAAAAGGTACGCCGGGGATAACAGGCTGATGATTCCCAAGAGTCCATATCGACGGAATCGTTTGGCACCTCGATGTCGGCTCATCTCATCCTGGGGCTGGAGCAGGTCCCAAGGGTATGGCTGTTCGCCATTTAAAGAGGTACGTGAGCTGGGTTCAGAACGTCGCGAGACAGTTCGGTCCCTATCTGCCGTAGGTGTAGGAGAATTGAGAGGATCTGTCCTTAGTACGAGAGGACCGGGATGGACACACCTCTGGTGGACCTGTTGTCGTGCCAACGGCACAGCAGGGTAGCTATGTGTGGACGGGATAACCGCTGAAAGCATCTAAGCGGGAAACCCACCTCAAAACGAGTTCTCCCTCGAGAGTCGTGGAAGACCACCACGTTGATAGGCCGGGTGTGGAAGCGCTGCAAGGCGTGTAGCTTACCGGTACTAATAACTCGATTGGCTTGATTGCTCTCATTTAGCAATGCTCATCGAAACTGCTTACGAAAACAGCGACGCGCTGCGAAGCGCGATCCGAAATTTTCAATTTGCATGCTTTGCGTTGACCTTTGGGTGAAAACGCGAGCTCGATGAGCGTAGGTATTCAGAATAGACCAAAGATCAGAAGTCATATGACGTCTCCGCTGACCTGGTGATTATGGCGGGGTGGCTGCACCCGATCCCATTCCGAACTCGGCCGTGAAACGCCCCTGCGCCGATGGTACTTCGTCTTAAGACGCGGGAGAGTAGGTCGTTGCCAGGTCTGCCGAGACGTCATGTGAATTTCAAACAAACGAAGTCAATCAACTCTATCGATCAAATCAAAACGCGCCGCTGTGCCTAGTGCCAGCGGCGCGTTTTTGTTTTATCGGCGATCTTATGATCCAGCCTTTTGAGGAATATCACCAAGTTTTCCTGGCTATGCAGGCTGGAGATATTGATGCGTTGGAGCGCTTTTGCGCGTCCGTTGCGACTTTTCCGAATGGAGCTGACTCTTGGCTAGGAAGGCGCTGGATTATAACGGCGGTCCAAAGTGAATCTGCTGCAACTATCCAGTGGATGATAGGCAAACAGGTGGAGCTCGTTTTCCGGGATGACGAGGGACTTACTGTTTTGCACGAATGTATCGATGTGTTCCATGAACGGAAAAATTGTGCGCTTCACGACATCATGCGCGCCCTAATATCCGCAGGCGCTGATGTAAATTTAAAAGGCCGGGATGATTGGACGCCGATGCATGCCGCAATTGCACGTGGCGATCTCGTTGCATTGGAGATTTTGGCAGCTGCAGGAGCTAACCCGGATATACCGACGACGATAGATGCATGCGAATCCGCGCGGGATTATGCCGTTCGTATCGAGTTCAAGGAGACTACAATTATTCTGCAGCAGAAGCCCACGTAGTTGACGTGGATCTGTTGATCAACTCACGCGGCCGCCATCCGGCTGGCAACACTGCGGCAAAAAACACCGAGATGTCGAAAAGCCAGCGATCCTTAGAACGGAGCTTTGACGACTTTTTTGAATTTGTCGGTGACGTTACCCGACAAGTTGATGTTGTCCGGGTTGAGTTCTTGGACTGGGGCGCCGGCGGAAAGATCGAACGACAAAAGATCTGTCCAGATTACGCTTGGGGTGGTGGTCAATTCAAAAAAGTAGAGTCGCTTCGTGAGGTCGATCGCGGTGCGATACTCGGTGTTGTAAATTCCGAAGCCTTTGTAAGGCGCGCCGAACGGCACGGACACATTGCGCGCGATCGCCAAAACGCCTGCAATGGCTTCGCGTTCGTTGCGCGGTTCAGGTAAGAGCGCCGAATAATAGGCTGCGCGCTGGAAGCGATCCGTCGCATTCACGTTTCCAGGTAGCGACATTTCGCTGCTCGGCTTGGAATAATCCTGCTTTTTGAGAAGCGCGATTTGCTGATCGTACGGCGGGTCGTTGGTCATGATCGTGTATTCGCGGCCGTGATGAACGACAGGTTTGCCGTCGATATATTCAATGATTGCGGAATCGCCGCTCGCATCCTCCAACGCTAGATGCACGTTTGATTGATGGCCGCGCGCCTCGGCCTTGATGACTTGAACGCCTTCGAGAAGTTTCAGCGCTTCGGCGACGTTCGTCGCTTTGTCGAGAACGTATTGGCCCCAAAGCGTGGCAATCAGGCCGGGTTTCGACGTGTCGCGCGTACCGAAGTCCGAACTGTTGAGATAGAGAAGGTGCATCGCGAGGCCCTTCTCGTTGAGGCCATCGACCGCGCCGAGCCCATAGATCGATGTGACGATGCTACCGTAATCCGATGTCCATTTCGCAGGGTTGTCCTTCACGAACTCGACCGGTCCGACGTGACTGGCGGTTCGGGAAATGCCGCGCGGAAATACGGTGAGGATCGGCTCGGTCGACTCAGGCCAATCCATCGTGCGGCTCGCGACGACCGCGAGTTTACTATTATTCCAGAGAATGCGGGTGCAGGCTTCAGCTGCAGTCATCGCCAGCGGCGCACCGGCAACGGCGACGAGGGCGATTGTTAGTGCGAGGCGGCGAGAAACAGCTTGGCTCATTGTTTTTTCTCCTGAAGCGACGCCTGATACTTTCGATTGCAGACGAGCATAGCTCTTACAATCGCAATGCGTGCTTTGCGTGGGACGGGCAAGCTGGCGGCGCGAGGCTGGTTAAGTTTGCCTTCCACGCTGACCATTTGCCGATTGGCGCTTGGTGTTCGCGCAATCTCATTGCATATACTCGGGCGCAGGGCTCACGAGCCCATCTCATTGAAATCGTTCCAGACTTGGAATAATTTCGACATTCAATATGGCACTTGCGCTCTCGAATCCCTACGTGAGCCCCACGCCTTGAATCCCCGCAATCAGGAGCCGGTATGTCCTCTCATTCGTTTGTGC is drawn from Hyphomicrobium methylovorum and contains these coding sequences:
- a CDS encoding ankyrin repeat domain-containing protein, which produces MIQPFEEYHQVFLAMQAGDIDALERFCASVATFPNGADSWLGRRWIITAVQSESAATIQWMIGKQVELVFRDDEGLTVLHECIDVFHERKNCALHDIMRALISAGADVNLKGRDDWTPMHAAIARGDLVALEILAAAGANPDIPTTIDACESARDYAVRIEFKETTIILQQKPT
- a CDS encoding linear amide C-N hydrolase produces the protein MSQAVSRRLALTIALVAVAGAPLAMTAAEACTRILWNNSKLAVVASRTMDWPESTEPILTVFPRGISRTASHVGPVEFVKDNPAKWTSDYGSIVTSIYGLGAVDGLNEKGLAMHLLYLNSSDFGTRDTSKPGLIATLWGQYVLDKATNVAEALKLLEGVQVIKAEARGHQSNVHLALEDASGDSAIIEYIDGKPVVHHGREYTIMTNDPPYDQQIALLKKQDYSKPSSEMSLPGNVNATDRFQRAAYYSALLPEPRNEREAIAGVLAIARNVSVPFGAPYKGFGIYNTEYRTAIDLTKRLYFFELTTTPSVIWTDLLSFDLSAGAPVQELNPDNINLSGNVTDKFKKVVKAPF